In Thiothrix unzii, the sequence GCAAATACGGAATATCGACATTGCAGGCACGCAACGCATCCGCAGCACTGGGGTTATCCAGCATCGCCAATAGCAAATGTTCTACCGTTACAAACTCGTGATGACTATCTCGCGCATCACGAAACAGGGTGTTAATTGAGTATTCTACTTCCGCGCTCAACATAAGCTTATGCCTCTTCCATCGTACACAGCAAAGGGTGTTGATGCTCCCGTGCAAACCGGTTGACATGTGCCACCTTGGTTTCCGCTACATCACGAGTATAGATGCCACAAACGCCTTTGCCCTTAGTGTGGACACTCAGCATAACGCGCGTAGCACCTTCACGATCCATTCCAAAAAACACTTGCAGCACCTCCACCACAAAGTCCATTGGAGTAAAATCATCGTTTAACAGTATAACTTTAAAGCGCGGTGGTTCTTTCACCTCTGGGCGGGATTCTTGCACCGCTACGCCAGAATCGCGGCTATCGTCGTGAGAGTCTTTATGTTTCTGTGCCATTACTAGTTCTACCTAACCCCGTTACGCTGTCGACACAGCAGTTATAAACGCTTTTATAAGCTGCTGTCACTATCCCCGTCAATTTGGGTTTGTTTTGTCGCATTACAAGCCAATAACCGATTTTTATGAACAACCCCTTAGTGAAAGTGGTGTAAAATATTCGTTTTAGTTTTTCGAGGACAGTGTTTTATGGTCTGGAAGCCGCGCGTTACCGTTGCCAGCGTCATCGAGCAAGACAACCGTTTCCTGATGGTAGAAGAACTACACTACGGGGA encodes:
- the clpS gene encoding ATP-dependent Clp protease adapter ClpS — encoded protein: MAQKHKDSHDDSRDSGVAVQESRPEVKEPPRFKVILLNDDFTPMDFVVEVLQVFFGMDREGATRVMLSVHTKGKGVCGIYTRDVAETKVAHVNRFAREHQHPLLCTMEEA